A window from Zingiber officinale cultivar Zhangliang chromosome 7A, Zo_v1.1, whole genome shotgun sequence encodes these proteins:
- the LOC121999438 gene encoding SPX domain-containing protein 1-like yields MKESFVGAMGDLVGKLRGQTCRLVKILKKYDKRTGALIRQPFIEKVLQQPFFTTDLLCKLVKECVAMLDHLFPSNNLSISAECDGQNGVPKPAQSGGRVPELEEIKYMQSLYMKSTVAALRSLKQIRSKSSTVKAD; encoded by the exons ATGAAGGAATCATTTGTTGGTGCTATG GGTGAtcttgtcgggaagctgagagGACAGACCTGTCGGCTAGTGAAAATACTGAAGAAGTATGACAAGAGAACAGGAGCACTTATCAGGCAGCCCTTCATCGAAAAGGTGTTGCAGCAGCCATTCTTTACAACTGATCTCCTATGCAAACTCGTGAAGGAGTGTGTGGCTATGCTCGACCACCTCTTCCCCAGCAACAACCTGTCAATTTCAGCAGAATGCGACGGACAAAATGGAGTGCCAAAGCCGGCACAATCAGGTGGGAGGGTTccggagttggaggagattaaaTATATGCAGAGCTTATACATGAAGAGCACTGTAGCAGCGCTGCGGTCCTTGAAACAGATTAGGAGCAAAAGTTCAACAGTCAAAGCAgattag